The following coding sequences lie in one Lolium perenne isolate Kyuss_39 chromosome 2, Kyuss_2.0, whole genome shotgun sequence genomic window:
- the LOC139835640 gene encoding ethylene-responsive transcription factor 3-like, producing MPPRRRSSSGYRGVRARPSGHFDAEIRSGEERIRLGTFEMAHEAACAYDAVAWRLGRSRRTMNFHDVWTREQAEALAPPSPAVTREQQRRQRELEQWLVIAERDERLHLEWARQFPEDVAAMEAFYAQMEEEKAAAAKKKMDRDQHHGQY from the exons ATGCCTCCCCGCCGTCGCTCCTCCTCCGGCTACCGCGGCGTTCGCGCGCGGCCAAGCGGCCACTTCGATGCCGAGATCCGCTCCGGCGAGGAGCGCATCCGCCTCGGCACGTTCGAGATGGCGCACGAGGCGGCGTGCGCCTACGATGCCGTCGCCTGGCGCCTCGGCCGCTCCCGCCGCACAATGAATTTCCATGATGTGTGGACGAGGGAGCAGGCGGAGGCGCTCGCGCCACCGTCGCCGGCTGTCACGCGCGAGCAGCAGCGGCGCCAGCGCGAGCTCGAGCAGTGGCTCGTCATCGCGGAGCGCGACGAGCGCCTCCACCTCGAGTGGGCGCGGCAGTTCCCGGAGGACGTCGCCGCGATGGAGGCGTTCTACGCGCagatggaggaggagaaggcggcggcggcgaagaagaagaTGGACCGCGACCAAC ATCATGGACAATATTGA